One Ranitomeya imitator isolate aRanImi1 chromosome 1, aRanImi1.pri, whole genome shotgun sequence DNA window includes the following coding sequences:
- the CTSS gene encoding cathepsin S: MKPLTCVLLAAFVAASVNASIDPALDNHWKLWKFTYNKEYNQGLEDITRRMIWEKNLKFVTLHNLEHELGVHSYTVGMNHLADMTSEEVDAQLTGLIVPPPADRKSYLNSKWNITSTSALPDSVDWRAKGCVTEVKNQGSCGSCWAFSAVGALEGQLKLKTGKLVSLSPQNLVDCSSKYGNQGCNGGFMTRAFQYVIDNNGIDSDASYPYHATAGNCNYNPSTKAASCVKYTEVNPGTEDNLKQAVANVGPVSVAIDARHASFYLYKSGVYDDPTCTQDVNHGVLAVGYGNLNGKDYWLLKNSWGESYGDKGYVYMARNRGNMCGIAEYPCYPEM, encoded by the exons ATGAAGCCCCTAACGTGTGTCTTGTTGGCCGCCTTTGTGGCTGCGTCTGTGAATGCCTCCATTGACCCAGCGCTGGATAACCACTGGAAACTATGGAAATTTACATATAACAAAGAATATAATCAAGGT CTAGAAGACATCACAAGGCGAATGATATGGGAGAAGAATTTAAAGTTTGTGACACTACATAACCTGGAACATGAGCTGGGAGTTCACTCATATACTGTGGGCATGAACCATCTAGCAGATATG ACCAGTGAGGAGGTAGATGCCCAGCTGACTGGTTTAATAGTGCCGCCTCCTGCCGACAGGAAGAGCTATCTCAACAGCAAGTGGAACATTACCAGCACCTCTGCATTGCCAGACTCTGTTGATTGGAGGGCTAAAGGATGTGTCACAGAGGTAAAAAACCAG ggTTCCTGCGGATCCTGCTGGGCATTCAGTGCAGTCGGTGCTTTGGAGGGACAGCTGAAATTGAAGACTGGAAAACTGGTTTCACTAAGTCCTCAGAATCTCGTGGATTGCTCCTCGAAGTATGGAAATCAAGGATGTAACGGGGGTTTTATGACTAGAGCCTTTCAATACGTCATAGATAACAATGGTATAGATTCCGACGCTTCGTACCCTTATCATGCCACG GCTGGAAATTGCAATTATAACCCATCTACCAAAGCGGCTTCATGTGTTAAGTACACGGAGGTGAATCCGGGAACTGAAGACAATCTGAAGCAAGCTGTAGCCAATGTTGGTCCTGTATCTGTGGCAATCGATGCCAGGCATGCGTCTTTCTATCTGTATAAGAGTG GTGTCTATGATGATCCGACTTGCACTCAAGATGTCAACCATGGAGTTCTGGCTGTGGGATATGGAAACCTTAATGGCAAAGACTATTGGCTTCTAAAAAACAG CTGGGGAGAAAGCTACGGAGATAAAGGCTACGTGTACATGGCAAGGAACCGGGGGAACATGTGCGGCATTGCGGAATATCCTTGCTACCCCGAAATGTAA